The Pygocentrus nattereri isolate fPygNat1 chromosome 1, fPygNat1.pri, whole genome shotgun sequence genome window below encodes:
- the nudt5 gene encoding ADP-sugar pyrophosphatase produces the protein MSCPEKVAVEPHVVKEEVIATGKWVKLEKTTYVDPAGNTRTWETAKRTTRPSNTAVDGVGIIALLKRTLHKDCVVLVKQFRPPMGCHTLEFPAGLIDDNESAETAALRELKEETGYKGEVVGVTPVTCLDPGLSNCTTQIVMVNINGDDIENIHPTQQLGDGEFVEVILLPLDEFQKKIDELLKKEKIVVDAKVYIYAMGMAQAFFKPNELPVLKQ, from the exons ATGAGCTGTCCAGAGAAAGTCGCGGTAGAGCCGCATGTTGTCAAAGAGGAG GTCATTGCGACTGGGAAGTGGGTGAAGCTCGAGAAGACCACATATGTGGACCCAGCTGGAAATACAAG AACATGGGAGACAGCAAAGAGAACAACGAGACCGTCCAACACTGCTGTGGACG GTGTGGGCATCATAGCCTTACTGAAGAGGACCCTGCATAAAGACTGCGTCGTCTTGGTGAAGCAGTTCAGGCCACCAATGGGATGCCATACTTTGGAGTTTCCTGCAG GGCTGATTGATGATAATGAGAGTGCTGAGACTGCCGCCCTCAGGGAGCTGAAGGAGGAGACGGGTTATAAGGGAGAAGTTGTGGGAGTTACTCCAG TCACATGTCTTGATCCAGGCCTGTCTAACTGTACAACACAGATTGTGATGGTGAACATAAATGGTGATGATATAGAAAACATACACCCCACCCAGCAGCTGG GTGATGGGG AGTTTGTTGAAGTGATTCTTCTACCTCTAGAtgaatttcagaagaaaattgACG AGTTgctgaagaaggaaaaaatagtGGTGGACGCCAAGGTGTACATTTATGCCATGGGAATGGCCCAAGCCTTCTTTAAACCCAATGAGCTACCTGTGCTCAAGCAGTGA